From a single Gimesia fumaroli genomic region:
- a CDS encoding response regulator — protein MKTILLVDDSRAVRLVGRRMMGTLGLDVLEAEDGKQALEVARANPDLDAVLLDWNMPIMDGMEFLTALRADDRAKQPIVVMCTTENDMPQIVQAMQAGANEYIMKPFTEDIVRDKLEETGVL, from the coding sequence ATGAAAACGATATTACTTGTTGACGATTCCAGGGCAGTTCGACTTGTCGGACGTCGTATGATGGGAACTCTGGGACTTGATGTTCTTGAGGCGGAAGATGGCAAACAAGCTTTGGAAGTGGCGCGAGCCAATCCCGATCTTGATGCTGTGCTTTTGGATTGGAATATGCCCATCATGGATGGAATGGAGTTCTTAACTGCACTTCGTGCTGACGATCGGGCAAAGCAGCCGATTGTGGTGATGTGTACGACAGAAAACGATATGCCGCAAATTGTGCAGGCCATGCAGGCCGGTGCAAATGAGTATATTATGAAGCCGTTTACGGAAGACATTGTCCGCGACAAGTTAGAAGAAACAGGTGTTTTGTGA
- a CDS encoding protein-glutamate methylesterase/protein-glutamine glutaminase, whose product MSPSVIKVLVVDDSAVIRGLMTQAINMDSDLKVVGSAMHGQTALTWLQQNQADVVVLDVEMPVMDGISCLKQLKQDYPDLPVIMASALTRAGAEITLQALDLGAAGCIPKPVATNPSEAIKQVARDLIPLIKALVRSAQATPQPRFTNHSQNTTVLPAKTPMVLVIGSSTGGPNALKTVLSAIPEKFSLPILIAQHMPPLFTKTLAEHIQRETNRPTAEAVDGELIERGHIYIAPGDFHMVIDKQDDRMVIRLNQDDPEHFCRPSVNPLYASAAKWYGSSVLAVMLTGMGEDGIEGAQSISERKGYIIAQDEQSSVVWGMPGAIANAGLASQVLPLRNIAPELARLCSL is encoded by the coding sequence GTGAGCCCTTCGGTCATCAAAGTACTCGTGGTCGATGACTCAGCTGTGATTCGGGGATTAATGACTCAAGCCATCAATATGGACTCTGACTTGAAAGTAGTCGGATCTGCCATGCATGGTCAGACTGCCCTTACCTGGCTTCAACAGAACCAGGCGGATGTAGTTGTTCTTGATGTTGAGATGCCTGTCATGGATGGGATCAGTTGTTTGAAGCAACTGAAGCAGGATTATCCTGATCTGCCTGTCATCATGGCCAGTGCCCTGACTCGAGCCGGCGCAGAGATTACTCTACAGGCGCTTGATCTTGGTGCTGCAGGTTGTATTCCCAAGCCCGTGGCTACGAATCCTTCTGAGGCGATTAAGCAGGTCGCTCGTGATTTGATTCCGTTAATCAAAGCATTAGTGCGATCAGCCCAGGCAACTCCTCAACCGAGGTTCACAAATCACAGTCAGAATACAACAGTACTTCCTGCGAAGACTCCGATGGTGTTAGTCATTGGGTCCAGCACAGGTGGTCCTAATGCATTGAAGACGGTGTTGTCTGCAATACCTGAGAAATTTTCGTTACCAATATTGATAGCACAGCACATGCCCCCTTTGTTTACAAAGACGCTGGCTGAGCATATTCAAAGGGAAACGAATCGTCCGACAGCGGAAGCCGTTGATGGAGAGTTAATTGAGAGAGGCCATATTTATATTGCCCCGGGTGATTTTCATATGGTGATTGATAAACAGGATGATCGAATGGTGATTCGTTTGAATCAAGATGATCCGGAACATTTTTGCCGGCCTTCTGTGAATCCATTATATGCATCAGCAGCAAAATGGTATGGCAGTTCGGTTTTGGCAGTGATGTTAACAGGGATGGGAGAGGATGGGATTGAGGGAGCGCAATCGATCAGTGAGCGTAAAGGTTATATTATCGCACAAGATGAACAGAGTAGTGTTGTCTGGGGAATGCCTGGTGCGATTGCCAATGCAGGACTGGCCAGCCAGGTTTTACCGCTCAGGAATATTGCTCCTGAGTTAGCCCGACTTTGTTCTTTATAG
- a CDS encoding CheR family methyltransferase — translation MSPEDYRYITDFLLETTGLSLGENKEYLLEARLIPLAQAHGMNGIQDLVLSLRSGIDPTLRQDVMEAMTTNESSFFRDRRPFDELKNSILPDIIAERSMTQKLRIWCSACSHGQEPYSIVMTLREHFPELADWNIQIVATDLCTKALNRAEEGVYSQFEVQRGLPVQLLMKYFEQCEQGWKIKSDSGVNIQWKRLNLLEDFKHLGMFDIVFCRNVLIYFKPEMKKDILNRVSEQMHSSGVLLLGAAETVLGISDNYSKLSGCQSAIYQLAGRNVANQAIS, via the coding sequence GTGTCTCCAGAAGATTATAGATATATTACAGATTTTTTATTGGAAACAACTGGACTCTCGCTCGGCGAGAATAAAGAGTATTTACTGGAAGCCCGCCTGATTCCACTCGCCCAAGCTCACGGCATGAACGGTATTCAAGATCTGGTGTTGAGTTTAAGATCTGGTATTGATCCCACTCTGCGTCAGGATGTCATGGAAGCAATGACCACCAATGAATCTTCGTTCTTTCGGGATCGACGTCCATTTGATGAACTCAAGAATTCGATCTTGCCGGATATTATTGCAGAACGCAGTATGACTCAAAAACTGCGTATCTGGTGTTCTGCCTGCTCCCATGGTCAAGAACCATATAGTATCGTGATGACTCTGCGAGAGCACTTTCCAGAACTGGCTGACTGGAACATTCAAATTGTGGCAACCGATTTGTGTACGAAAGCCTTGAATCGCGCCGAAGAAGGAGTTTATTCCCAGTTTGAGGTTCAGCGCGGTTTACCTGTCCAACTTTTGATGAAATATTTTGAGCAGTGCGAACAAGGCTGGAAAATCAAATCTGATTCAGGCGTCAATATTCAATGGAAACGCTTGAATCTCCTGGAAGATTTCAAACATTTGGGAATGTTTGACATTGTCTTCTGTCGCAATGTTCTGATTTACTTTAAACCGGAAATGAAGAAGGATATTCTGAATCGCGTCAGTGAGCAAATGCATTCTTCCGGAGTATTGTTGCTGGGCGCTGCTGAAACAGTGTTGGGCATTTCTGACAATTACAGCAAACTGTCCGGATGTCAGTCTGCCATTTATCAGCTAGCAGGCCGCAACGTGGCAAATCAGGCAATAAGCTAA
- a CDS encoding putative sugar nucleotidyl transferase produces MRLAIFEDRSALQFAPISLLRPVFELLCGQFSLRERLFESVQIEEWGALIRPALTEVYAEHHPDARINDAIWLSEGPTLLINGRWLPTNAELVRLAQVSSDTVGMIGESVAYLLLEPEESALLTTDAWDDAIQKIASTRTSVVAEGVELHYPWDLVNQNRQQLLADFSFSQSVNSSTGDARNLTIVGPPEQVRVAASAEIDPFVVLDTRQGPVVIEEEAVIQAFTRIEGPAYIGKGTQLFRANLKAGTTAGPYCRLGGEIEESIIHGYVNKYHDGFLGHSYICPWVNLGAQTSNSDLKNDYSEVKVPLAGIPVETQSVKVGCFIGDHTKTGLNSLFNTGTSVGVMSMVLPTGELLPKHIPSFSRFWLGRIDCQINLSDLFQLAETSMQRRGLSLSAGQRKLLVALFDETSGERDQAIRWWDQKQAARSVPQKIK; encoded by the coding sequence ATGCGGCTTGCCATATTTGAGGATCGTTCTGCGCTACAATTCGCGCCGATTTCATTATTGAGACCGGTGTTTGAATTGCTGTGCGGGCAGTTTTCTCTCCGTGAACGACTATTCGAGTCTGTCCAGATTGAGGAGTGGGGCGCTCTGATACGCCCTGCCCTGACAGAAGTCTATGCAGAACACCATCCTGATGCCCGGATCAATGACGCGATCTGGTTGAGCGAAGGACCCACACTGCTGATCAATGGTCGCTGGCTTCCTACCAATGCTGAGCTCGTGCGGCTGGCACAAGTTTCTTCCGACACCGTAGGCATGATAGGGGAATCTGTTGCTTACTTGCTTCTGGAACCAGAAGAATCTGCGCTGTTAACAACAGATGCCTGGGATGATGCGATTCAAAAAATTGCATCAACTAGAACGTCTGTTGTCGCAGAAGGGGTCGAGTTGCACTATCCCTGGGACCTGGTAAATCAGAATCGCCAACAGTTGCTCGCTGATTTTTCTTTCAGTCAGTCCGTAAACTCGTCAACGGGTGATGCCAGGAACTTAACCATTGTAGGACCCCCTGAACAGGTACGGGTAGCGGCTTCCGCCGAGATCGACCCCTTTGTTGTATTGGATACGCGACAGGGGCCTGTGGTGATTGAGGAAGAAGCTGTGATTCAAGCTTTCACTCGGATTGAAGGCCCCGCTTATATCGGGAAAGGGACGCAGTTGTTTCGTGCGAATCTCAAAGCAGGGACAACAGCCGGACCCTATTGCAGGCTGGGGGGGGAAATTGAAGAGTCCATTATTCATGGATATGTCAATAAATATCATGACGGTTTCCTGGGGCACTCTTATATTTGTCCCTGGGTGAATCTGGGAGCGCAAACCAGTAACAGCGATCTCAAAAATGATTATTCCGAAGTCAAAGTTCCCCTTGCGGGAATACCTGTTGAAACGCAGTCGGTTAAAGTCGGCTGTTTTATCGGGGATCATACTAAGACTGGATTAAACAGTCTGTTTAATACGGGAACCTCTGTCGGTGTGATGTCGATGGTACTGCCAACGGGAGAATTGCTCCCGAAGCATATTCCCTCGTTTTCTCGGTTTTGGCTGGGACGAATCGATTGTCAGATCAATCTATCCGACCTCTTTCAACTGGCCGAAACTTCCATGCAGCGGAGAGGGCTGTCACTCTCTGCCGGTCAGCGCAAGCTTCTGGTTGCTTTGTTTGATGAAACCAGTGGAGAACGCGATCAAGCCATCCGGTGGTGGGATCAAAAGCAGGCAGCACGCTCTGTACCTCAGAAAATCAAATAA